DNA sequence from the Aliidongia dinghuensis genome:
GGTCGGCACGAAGCCGTCGGCGTAGAACGGATCGCTGCCGAAACGATAGGCATTGTGCCCGGCGAACATCAGGTTGTGGTCGATCTCGTCCGAGTGGCTGATGCCCTGCAGCGTCTTCTGGATGCAGAAGGAGCGCGGGTCGGCCTTCTTGCCGGTGGTGCCGCTCTCGCCCTGCGACCAGTTGGAGAAGCCGCAGGCCGACAGGCAGCCCATGCAGTCGATCTGGTCCGTGCGGATCTGCTCGGCCGAGGCCGGCGTCACGAAGACGAGCGTCGAGTCCGGCGTGCGCATGGCTTCGGTATAGCCCTCGGCGACCCAGCGCTCGGCATGTTCCTTGTCGTGCGGCGCCAGATAGACGGTGCGGCCGCGCGGACCGACCGAGAAGGCGACGCTGTGCTCGCCGACCGGCTCGACCGTATAGGCGACCTGGCGCTCCGAGCGGCGGGTGAGGTCGTTCAGGAACTCGTTCTTGACGCCCGAGGAATAGAAGCCGGTCGGGCTGAAGCGGTTGAGATAAACGTCGCCCTTCTTCAGGGTCAGGAGCCGCTTCTTCCAAGCGTCCGAGATCGGGCTTTCCTTGGTCAAGAGCGGGCGCGTGCCGAACTGGAACGCTATGGGCCCCAGTTCCGGGTTGTCGATCCAGTCCTCCCACTCGTCGAGGCGCCAGACGCCGCCGGCCATGAAGATCGGCGTGTCAGCGAGCCCGAACTCGCGCATCTGCTGGCGCAGCTCGTGCACCCGCGGGAAGGGCGGCTCCGGCTTTTCCGGATCCTCGGAGTTGGACAAGCCATTGTGCCCGCCAGCGAGCCACGGGTCCTCGTAGACGACGCCGCCCAGGAGTTCCGAGAATTTGTGATAGGCGCGCTTCCAGAGCGCGCGGAAGGCGCGCGCCGAAGACACGATCGGATAGTAATAGACACCGTACTCGGCGCAGATCTCGGCGATCTTGTAAGGCATGCCGGCGCCGCAGGTGACGCCGTGGATCAGGCCTTTCGCCCCTTCGAGCACGCCGTGCAGGATGCGCTCGGCCGCCGCCATCTCCCACAGCACGTTCATGTGGATGCGGCCGCGGCCGTTCGCGACCTCGTGCGCGATCCGCGCCTGCTGGATGCCGCCGCGGATGGAATAGGCGATCAGCTC
Encoded proteins:
- a CDS encoding NAD(P)H-dependent flavin oxidoreductase codes for the protein MKALKSLVISGREVLPLVEGGKGISVSNGESSGAWAAAGGVGTFSGVNADSFDDNGQAIAQIYYGKTRRERHEELIAYSIRGGIQQARIAHEVANGRGRIHMNVLWEMAAAERILHGVLEGAKGLIHGVTCGAGMPYKIAEICAEYGVYYYPIVSSARAFRALWKRAYHKFSELLGGVVYEDPWLAGGHNGLSNSEDPEKPEPPFPRVHELRQQMREFGLADTPIFMAGGVWRLDEWEDWIDNPELGPIAFQFGTRPLLTKESPISDAWKKRLLTLKKGDVYLNRFSPTGFYSSGVKNEFLNDLTRRSERQVAYTVEPVGEHSVAFSVGPRGRTVYLAPHDKEHAERWVAEGYTEAMRTPDSTLVFVTPASAEQIRTDQIDCMGCLSACGFSNWSQGESGTTGKKADPRSFCIQKTLQGISHSDEIDHNLMFAGHNAYRFGSDPFYADGFVPTVGQLIERLQTGA